In the Cryptomeria japonica unplaced genomic scaffold, Sugi_1.0 HiC_scaffold_1172, whole genome shotgun sequence genome, one interval contains:
- the LOC131048721 gene encoding receptor-like protein 48, with protein sequence MAVAPIHLAFISAFLISLFTSPCIGLFICPSQESQALLFFKEALKVSDGILSSWDNRSDCCSTWEGISCNYATGHVELVNLTAYTNHTEQGLQSGVISSSLCSLPFLKYLILKSIGLTGNIPSCLGNLSYLQVLVLKNNSLTGIVPPAICLLTNLGHLDVSINQLVGILPPCLGNLTFLRRLIVHYNKLTGQVPISLNKLSLLKFLSISGNKFNGSLQLTGLSSLNLLFARDFSLPENVTSSQLALPSSIKVLWLSHITITDSLFDNLAELKFLYVSYCVLNISASWLPSFQLAGLDLVSCSIGGRVPEWLFTQYSLQRLALADDNIVGEIPKWLMENNPQLFLFNISGNHFNGSLFVPSRSIRWMTVFDVSRNAFTGHVASTWPPDLQLLMVNDNSLIGNIPPGLCNLIHLEKLDLSNNKLNGSIPSCFAIYKRIQVLNLGHNRLDGSIPQGVCSSSLNVRNNELSGAFPMSIINCKILQVLDIGHNKFAGHIPWSVGNLSALKVLMMNDNSFRGSIPSEIVQLKQLQILDLSSNNISGVIPHSLGSLKAMTLPREDGHILSSQLNPFQVITKDNGVKSYSGIGPIESIIYQVPSHDELDMTVKGLDLKYAYIFSTLTGMDLSNNQLNGKIRGILES encoded by the coding sequence ATGGCTGTTGCTCCAATTCACCTTGCCTTCATCAGTGCATTTCTCATCAGCCTTTTTACAAGCCCATGTATTGGTCTATTCATTTGTCCCTCCCAGGAATCCCAGGCTCTTCTTTTCTTCAAGGAAGCCTTGAAGGTCTCTGATGGCATTCTCAGTTCATGGGATAATAGAAGCGACTGTTGCTCCACATGGGAAGGTATATCGTGCAACTATGCCACTGGCCATGTAGAGCTGGTTAATCTGACTGCTTACACCAACCACACAGAGCAGGGTTTGCAGAGTGGAGTCATATCGAGTAGTTTGTGCAGCCTTCCTTTTCTCAAATACCTCATCCTGAAAAGCATTGGATTAACAGGTAATATCCCTTCCTGTTTGGGAAATCTTTCTTATCTTCAGGTTTTGGTGTTAAAGAACAATAGTTTGACGGGGATAGTTCCTCCTGCAATTTGCTTGCTCACAAATCTTGGCCATCTAGATGTAAGCATTAATCAACTCGTAGGAATCTTACCACCGTGTCTAGGAAATCTTACCTTTCTCCGTAGACTCATTGTCCATTACAACAAATTAACTGGGCAAGTCCCAATTTCCTTGAACAAACTCTCCTTGCTCAAGTTCTTGAGTATTTCCGGTAACAAGTTCAATGGCAGCCTTCAACTCACCGGGCTTTCTTCCCTCAATTTGCTCTTTGCTCGTGATTTTTCATTACCTGAGAACGTTACTTCTTCCCAGTTGGCATTGCCATCCTCCATAAAGGTTCTCTGGCTCTCCCACATCACCATTACAGATAGTCTGTTTGATAACCTTGCAGAATTAAAATTTTTGTACGTATCATATTGTGTTTTGAATATTAGCGCAAGTTGGCTTCCGAGCTTCCAGTTAGCGGGCTTAGATCTAGTCTCATGTAGTATTGGTGGTAGAGTTCCTGAGTGGCTTTTCACTCAGTATTCATTACAGAGGTTGGCATTGGCTGACGACAATATTGTTGGAGAAATTCCCAAATGGTTAATGGAGAACAATCCTCAGTTGTTTCTGTTCAACATTTCAGGAAATCATTTCAATGGCAGCCTTTTTGTTCCAAGTAGATCAATTCGTTGGATGACTGTATTTGAtgtatctaggaatgcattcactGGACACGTAGCATCTACGTGGCCTCCAGATCTTCAGCTCCTGATGGTTAATGACAATTCTCTGATTGGCAATATTCCTCCAGGTTTGTGCAATTTAATTCATCTTGAAAAGTTAGATCTGTCAAACAACAAATTGAATGGAAGCATTCCTTCATGCTTTGCAATCTATAAGAGAATTCAAGTGTTAAATTTGGGGCATAATAGGTTGGATGGAAGTATACCCCAAGGGGTATGCTCCTCCTCTTTAAATGTGAGAAACAATGAGTTAAGTGGCGCCTTCCCTATGTCAATCATAAATTGTAAGATATTACAAGTACTAGATATCGGCCATAACAAATTTGCTGGGCATATTCCATGGTCAGTTGGAAATCTATCAGCCCTTAAAGTGCTGATGATGAATGATAACTCTTTCAGAGGCAGCATTCCTTCAGAAATTGTCCAACTCAAGCAGCTCCAGATCTTAGACCTTTCGTCTAACAATATATCAGGTGTTATTCCACACAGCCTTGGATCTCTAAAAGCAATGACTCTACCAAGAGAAGACGGCCATATATTATCTTCTCAGCTGAACCCATTTCAAGTAATTACAAAAGACAATGGCGTTAAGTCATATTCTGGGATTGGTCCTATTGAGTCAATTATATATCAAGTTCCGTCTCATGATGAATTGGACATGACTGTAAAAGGCTTAGATCTGAAGTATGCGTATATTTTTTCCACTCTCACAGGTATGGATCTTTCCAATAACCAATTAAACGGAAAGATTCGTGGGATTTTGGAAAGTTGA